The Helianthus annuus cultivar XRQ/B chromosome 16, HanXRQr2.0-SUNRISE, whole genome shotgun sequence genome includes a window with the following:
- the LOC110919590 gene encoding uncharacterized protein LOC110919590 has protein sequence MPPVPKYKYISGCQKRKKKKLEEERAKADKGSRIHNFFSKLSQTSSSNVGEDSADVNVDEANMGEDDANVNVDEANVGEGDINANLNEANMGEDDVNVNVDEPNVSEDDVSVDVDEANVGEDDANGNPSIDIFDPRTWDSLNPNLKNELVKKVPKRELTIDKGPMDKDGRQFSKVMYTRILSNRETREREWLVYSKELDKLFCFCCTLFKQGHPKGGLDNEGYADWRHASQSLKAHEVSFEHLKNMHQWFEMCQRLECNETIDKEAYEQFKKERDYWKEVIFRIIALVKFLAKHGLAFREKYEKLYQKSNGNFLGLIEMLEEFDPIMKEHVQRIMSDELHVHYLGHNIQNELIQLLAHQIRTEIITKIKEAKYYSIILDCTPDTSHQELMSIIVRTFEVTSKELESLGLNIGDMRGQGYDNGANIKGKKVEFKGDS, from the exons ATGCCTCCCGTTCCcaaatacaaatacatatctGGTTGTCAAAAACGTAAAAAGAAGAAGCTAGAGGAAGAAAGAGCAAAGGCTGACAAAGGGTCGCGTATACACAATTTTTTCTCAAAACTATCTCAAACTTCTAGTTCTAATGTGGGTGAAGATAGTGCGGATGTTAATGTGGATGAAGCTAATATGGGTGAAGATGATGCTAATGTTAATGTGGATGAAGCTAATGTGGGTGAAGGTGATATCAATGCTAATTTGAATGAAGCTAATATGGGTGAAGATGATGTTAATGTTAATGTGGATGAACCTAATGTGAGCGAAGATGATGTTAGTGTGGATGTGGATGAAGCAAATGTGGGTGAAGATGATGCTAATGGTAATCCTAGTATTGATATTTTTGATCCTAGAACTTGGGATTCGCTTAATCCTAACTTGAAAAATGAATTGGTTAAGAAAGTTCCAAAAAGAGAGTTGACTATTGATAAGGGTCCCATGGATAAAGATGGAAGACAATTTTCTAAAGTCATGTATACTAGAATTCTATCAAACAGGGAGACACGTGAAAGAGAATGGCTAGTGTATTCAAAAGAGCTTGACAAACTCTTTTGTTTTTGTTGTACACTTTTTAAACAAGGGCATCCGAAAGGTGGGTTAGATAACGAAGGTTATGCGGATTGGAGGCATGCTTCTCAAAGTCTTAAAGCGCATGAAGTTAGCTTTGAACATCTCAAGAATATGCATCAATGGTTTGAAATGTGCCAAAGGTTAGAATGTAATGAAACAATTGACAAAGAAGCTTATGAGCAATTCAAAAAAGAAAGAGATTATTGGAAAGAAGTTATTTTTAGGATTATTGCTCTTGTGAAATTTCTTGCTAAACATGGACTAGCATTTCGCGAAAAATATGAAAAGTTGTATCAAAAGAGCAATGGAAACTTTTTGGGTTTGATTGAGATGTTGGAAGAGTTTGACCCGATTATGAAAGAGCATGTGCAGCGTATCATGAGTGATGAACTCCATGTACATTATCTTGGGCATAACATTCAAAACGAGTTGATACAATTACTAGCTCATCAGATTAGAACAGAAATCATCACGAAGATAAAGGAAGCAAAGTATTACTCCATAATACTTGATTGCACCCCCGATACAAGCCACCAAGAACTAATGTCAATAATTGTGAG GACTTTTGAAGTTACGTCTAAGGAATTAGAGTCTCTTGGTCTTAATATCGGTGATATGCGTGGTCAAGGCTATGATAATGGAGCAAACATAAAGGGGAAAAAAGTGGAGTTCAAAGGAGATTCTTAG
- the LOC110919589 gene encoding zinc finger MYM-type protein 1-like, whose product MEDSEIDLCELLLDFLISHASQILSFLDDMKDVRKALKEVRASDKDPKIQSEAKSLEKHEVGDYEFLVQIVIWYEILSNVNVVSKRLQSKDVVLDVAIDEVDKLIKYFKNYREVGFSRAIDEAIEIANELGVDAEFPQKRVIRRKKQFDENSSVEELRTLDEKDLKSCCCRLQDALKCNEESDVDASEIYLELKLIKTFLPSHIVSPIDALNNIFRLGDFPNAINAYKVFLTIPVTVASAERSFSKLKLLKSYLRSTMFQERLNGLAMISIENKILEGMDYKDLIESFASKNTRRASRFA is encoded by the exons atggAAGATTCAGAAATTGATTTATGTGAGCTTCTTTTGGATTTTCTCATCTCACATgcatcacaaattttatcctttttagaTGATATGAAAG ATGTAAGAAAAGCTTTGAAAGAAGTTAGGGCTTCGGATAAAGATCCTAAAATTCAAAGCGAAGCTAAATCACTTGAAAAGCATGAGGTTGGTGACTATGAATTTTTGGTACAAATCGTGATTTGGTATGAAATATTATCAAATGTGAATGTGGTGAGCAAAAGATTACAATCAAAGGATGTGGTTCTTGATGTTGCTATTGATGAAGTGGACAAATTgattaaatacttcaaaaattATAGAGAAGTGGGGTTTTCTAGGGCAATTGATGAAGCTATAGAAATTGCCAATGAATTGGGTGTTGATGCGGAATTCCCTCAAAAACGTGTGATACGTAGGAAAAAGCAATTTGATGAGAATTCAAGTGTAGAAGAA TTAAGGACACTTGATGAAAAAGATCTTAAGTCTTGTTGTTGTCGTCTTCAAGATGCATTGAAATGTAACGAAGAATCGGACGTTGATGCTAGTGAAATTTATTTGGAGTTGAAGTTGATAAAGACATTCTTACCGAGTCACATTGTTAGCCCTATTGATGCTTTAAACAATATCTTTCGGCTAGGTGATTTTCCTAATGCTATAAATGCATATAAAGTGTTTTTGACAATTCCGGTCACAGTGGCATCGGCAGAAAGAAGCTTTTCAAAATTGAAGTTGTTGAAGTCTTATTTGCGATCGACAATGTTCCAAGAAAGACTTAATGGCTTGGCGATGATATCTATTGAAAACAAAATATTAGAAGGTATGGACTATAAAGACTTGATCGAGAGCTTTGCTTCCAAAAACACTAGGAGAGCATCACGATTTGCTTAA
- the LOC110919586 gene encoding probable disease resistance RPP8-like protein 2: protein MYIVDVFVSCVNITTIGLFKLGEIGDCIRSVPFNLDHVRRSLKSIKLDFMSMDSSQRTLNQSVSAPISSYTSSLRSKKSIDEVIVGLDRDAELIRDKCLGKPKKLDVVAVVRMGGIGKTTLATKVFNDDYVKHHFCVHVWVTVSQTYDKRAVLAQILESIRVQLNLEKTSDS from the coding sequence ATGTATATCGTAGATGTGTTTGTCTCCTGTGTTAACATTACCACTATTGGACTTTTTAAATTGGGGGAGATTGGAGATTGCATTAGATCCGTGCCCTTTAATCTTGATCATGTTAGGAGATCTCTGAAGTCCATCAAGCTAGACTTCATGAGTATGGATTCATCTCAAAGAACTCTAAATCAGTCTGTTTCTGCCCCTATTTCTAGCTATACAAGTTCATTAAGATCCAAGAAATCAATAGATGAAGTCATTGTGGGGCTTGATCGTGATGCTGAGCTCATAAGAGACAAGTGTCTGGGAAAACCAAAGAAGCTAGATGTTGTCGCTGTTGTTAGAATGGGCGGAATTGGCAAGACTACCCTCGCCACTAAGGTATTCAATGATGATTATGTTAAGCATCATTTCTGTGTCCATGTTTGGGTCACTGTTTCTCAGACATATGATAAGCGTGCTGTGTTGGCTCAAATTCTCGAATCCATCCGTGTTCAACTGAACCTCGAAAAGACCAGTGACTCCTAA